A genomic segment from Zygotorulaspora mrakii chromosome 1, complete sequence encodes:
- the BCD1 gene encoding Bcd1p (similar to Saccharomyces cerevisiae BCD1 (YHR040W); ancestral locus Anc_5.303), translating into MGTMCEVCGEFEAKYKCPRCFKRTCSLKCSKLHKTQSGCDGKSHDPTVYIESRSLKEADDEAHESNVLVQRDFNFLTNIKREVELKRRDGKTRNKRTLQDSFGSHNNASNKRGRFSSEDCPRIIRRGVNCLVLPRGMQRSMANKSKWDKALDRFVWTIEWVLFPPILDAAPSEVVGNNFSHTSHRIKEDDTLVEAMGKIIYDKCREFYNLRIEEDGTNTETKSTRSQALVKSRLKFYTKWFPYNTMQALDSKKLIELDSSKPICELFRNKTVLEFPTIFTAIDETDLPSEYSVVDGQDFEHAIKGEETTTAHNGGESLSDSDSDSVPLEESYKLVPSKRQTTQIADAAPALEVPQKNELKQASPIKAVPTQSARYSEKEEEDDDSDSDGYDPGITMDFLAG; encoded by the coding sequence ATGGGAACTATGTGTGAGGTGTGTGGCGAGTTTGAAGCGAAATATAAGTGCCCGCGCTGCTTCAAGAGGACGTGCTCGTTGAAGTGCTCGAAGCTGCACAAGACGCAGAGTGGGTGCGATGGGAAGAGCCATGATCCTACTGTATACATTGAGAGTCGGTCACTCAAGGAAGCGGATGATGAAGCGCATGAATCAAACGTGTTGGTGCAGCGAGATTTTAATTTTCTGACCAATATTAAACGTGAAGTTGAGCTCAAGAGAAGGGACGGCAAGAccagaaacaaaagaacaTTGCAGGATAGCTTTGGGAGCCATAACAACGCTAGCAATAAGCGCGGAAGATTTAGTTCTGAGGACTGCCCAAGGATTATCCGGCGTGGTGTCAATTGTTTAGTGCTGCCGAGGGGTATGCAGAGATCTATGGCCAATAAGAGCAAATGGGATAAGGCGTTGGACCGGTTTGTATGGACGATAGAGTGGGTGTTGTTTCCGCCAATTTTAGATGCAGCACCGAGTGAGGTGGTCGGGAACAACTTTTCTCACACAAGTCACAGGATTAAGGAAGATGATACCCTCGTCGAGGCAATGGGTAAGATAATATATGACAAATGTCGTGAGTTTTACAATCTGAGAATCGAAGAAGATGGAACTAATACCGAAACAAAATCAACGAGATCACAGGCCTTGGTCAAAAGTCGATTGAAGTTTTATACCAAGTGGTTCCCATATAATACAATGCAAGCATTagattccaaaaaattgattgaatTAGATTCTTCGAAACCTATTTGCGAACTATTTAGAAACAAGACGGTGCTTGAATTTCCGACGATATTTACTGCCATTGATGAAACGGATCTTCCCAGTGAATATTCGGTAGTTGATGGACAAGACTTTGAGCACGCAATAAAAGGAGAAGAGACAACAACAGCACACAATGGAGGTGAAAGCTTGAGCGACTCTGATAGCGATAGTGTGCCCCTAGAGGAGAGCTATAAATTGGTTCCATCAAAGCGACAGACTACACAGATTGCAGATGCTGCACCTGCCCTAGAGGTTCCTCAAAAGAACGAACTCAAGCAAGCTTCGCCCATAAAGGCCGTTCCGACTCAGTCAGCACGATATAGtgagaaagaagaggaggaTGACGACAGCGATAGCGATGGATATGATCCTGGTATAACAATGGACTTTTTAGCAGGTTAA